CGGCGTGGGGCATGGCGCACCGGGCCTCTAAAATTCCCTTTGTGGCGTCCTTTGCCATGACGCTCATCCTGACCCTGGGCATGATGGCCCGCTTTCAGTGGGACTCCCGGGCCATGGCCGGGACGGCGGCCACGGCGGTTTTGATCTTTTTTTTCCACAAACCCAACATCGAGGAGCTGATCCGAAAACGCGGCGTTTTCAAGTGAGACCGACACGCCCGTAACTTATTCGATCCTGAAAAATCCCTCGTCGAATTCCGGGCGTCCGGCGTATTTTTCCATGAAAAACCCCGGGAGTTTGTCAAAATTCTCAAACAGACCCGCGTCGGCCTGGATTCCGGCCTGGTTCAGGGCCTTGTGAATGTCCATGATTTGGGGGGGACATCCCCGGATGGAGATCCGCTCGTTGATATGGGGGTGATCGGCGTTGGCCTTATGCATGCACTCGCCGACCAGGATGGTCTTTTTTTTGCCGGGCGACGGCGTCATGGTCTTTCCCGTCAAAACCTCCACATCATCCCACGGCTCGCCCTTCCAGGCGTATCGGATGGCGGACAGGATCAGGCCGTTGATCCCGGAGCAGTAGGTGCACATGGTCAGGTCGTACTTTTGGTAAAACACGCCGCTGATGCCCTCCCGGGCCATGGGAACGGGCAGGCAGGCGCGCTCGTTTTCAGAATACCCGAAGTCGAACTCGTGGTAATCGGCCACATCCTCGATTTTTTCCCCGACCACCTCCACGTCGGACATGTCCGCGGGCCGTCCCCGGCCGGCGGCGGCATGGGCCAGGTGGGGAACGTCCCGGGGGTCGTGCCCCAGAACCTTTGAGGCGGTCATGTCGGCGGACAGAACGTCGGCGGACGCCGCCAGGATGTCGCTTCTTCTCATCCGGCCGTCCATGCCCGGGCCCCGCTCGTTGGTGTATATGCCGTCCACAAGGGTGAGCATGGGGGGCATGGGGTCGGCCAGGCGCGCCACCATGGCGTGAAGGTCGTGGCGGGGGTCGGCGTTGTGGCATTTTTTCCGGGAGGAAATGTCGATGACGCCCTTCAAGTTTTTGATTCCCAGGCTCACCCGGGTCTGGTTGTGGGTCTTCATCACCGGCAGGTTCACCACAAAGTCGCTTTCCAGGATGTCGGCGTTGAACCGAAGCGTCATGCCGTCCCCGAGATCGACTTTTTTAAAGGGCCGGTCAAACACATTCACGGATTTGACCCCGTATCGCTTTTTTAAAAACCCGTACCCCAGGCTTTCATAGGCATGGGCCTGGGTCTCGCGGTCCCGGGGATTGAAGGTGACCGAGCCTTCCCCGATGGTGATGTCTTCCACGCCCCGCTCCTTTAAAAGGACCGTGATGTCATGGACCAGCCGGGAGGTGGTGATGACGCCCCATTTGGGAAAGGGGGTTTCTTTTGTCCAGAACACGATGTTGGGTTTGATGAACACCCGGGCGCCGGAAGGCATGTGATCCAGTCCCGATGAAAGCGCCACGGCTTTTCGGACCGACTCCAGAGGCGTTTCGTATTTCACCAGCGCCGTTTTGTATGATGTCATGCCTGTGTCCATTTTTTCATTTTTGGAACCCATTTCCCCTCCCATTCATCGGACAGCCGGATGTCCAGAAACCGGCGAAAAATGCCCTTAAGAAAGGACACGGCTTTTTCCACAAGAAAGATTTTTTCCAGAATGGCGCCTTCCATGTCCTGGCGGGTCTCCACCCGGCCGGTTTCCGGGGTTTTAAGCCCCGATATGCCGAAGCTTTCGCCTTTCAGTGAAAAACGCCATTTTTCCGACCCGGACTGATACAAAAGGTTCATGGCGGTCACCACCGCGCCTTTTTTCAAAGACAGCTTCCCCTCCTCCCGGCCGGCGTTGTCCCCCTTGATGGAGACCACCTCCTGGGCGTCTTTCGATCGTTTTTCCAGCACGATTTTATCCCCGATCTCAAACGAGGCGCATTCCTCATCGATTTGCCTGAAAAGATCCGGGTCCGTGTCCATGACGAACCAGAGCCAGGTTAAAAATTCATTTCCCAAAAACTTATAACGATTGTAAGCGATGGCGATATCCAGCATGGGGTCATCCCGCGAATTGAGTCGGTTGAAGTTTAGACAAAAGGCTTTGCCGCGAATCGTCCAGGCCCGAGGCGAAGCCGGCTTCGGAGTAAGGAAAGAGACGAATGACGGACAGGTTGAAGGATTTTGAAAAAAGCGTTTCAAAGTCCTCATTGGCCGACTTTGTCCCGGAAAAAAACCACGCCCACGACTCTTCCACGTTCCAGACCACGTCATAGATATCGGGGGTGGCGGGCATCCGTGTCAAAAGCGCGTTTAAAACGCTTTCCTTCAGGTCGGACTTTTCGTCCCTGGACAAAAAATCCCTTCCGGATTTCGCCAGTTTCTCTTCCATCGCCAGGGTGTGGTGTTTTTTAAACAGTTTGGGGGGAACCTTTTTTTTGTCCACCCGCAAAGCGAAGATAAAAAACGGCCCCACGAGAAAGGAGGAGTCCTCAAAGTCCGGCCGGTACGGGGTTTCAAGGGAGGTCCACCCGACGGATTTCTCCCGGGCGCTCTGGTCGATTTCACGAAAGCGGTTTTCGCTCAGCCCGCGCCGCGCCGTCTCAATAATCGGGGCGTCGGGCTTTCCCCGGACCATGTACCGGGCCAGGGAGGATGTGGAGGATAGAAGTCCCATGATTGAATGCCTCTTTGGTTTAGGGCTCGCTCAAAAATAACTAATTTTTGAGCGAGCCCTTAGAATGTCAACGTTTTCTTTTCAGACGCGCGTTCCAGAAAAATCACAAATAAAAAGCCGGCGGCCAGAAGCGCCGGGACCCAGATGTTTTGGGCGCCCCAGTCTCCGGAAAAGGCCCCCTTCAAACCGTCCAGGGCCGCCGAAAGCGCCTCCACGATCTGGCTCTTGGTCATGGAGCCGGCGATGACGCCCGCCAGAAAGGCGTGGGAGGCGTCCCGGTATCGCTCGATCAAAAATTTTAAAACCCGGGAAAACACAAAAAGACCGCACAGGCATCCCGAGACAAACACGGCGATGACCCAGAGATTTTCCGAAGAAAAGGGATTTCGAAGCGTCCCGGTGATAAATTCGTACTTGCCCAGCAAAAGAAGTATGAAGGCGCCGCTGATCCCGGGCAGAATCATGGCGCACACGGCCACAAAACCGGCCAGGAAAATAAACGGCGGCTGGTTCGACGTGGACACGGGCGCCAGGCCGGCGATCACAAAAGCCAGGGCCAGTCCCGCCGGAAACATGACCGCCGCGCCGCCGGCCCACTTTTTCACCTGCTTTAACACCACGGCCGCCGACGCCGCGATAAGGCCTGAGAAAAAACCCCAGACATAAACCGGAAAATGCTCCAGGAAATAATGAATGACGCCGGCCAGACTGACCAGGGCCAGGACGATTCCCAAAAAAAGGGGCAAAAGAAACCGGAGGTGAAGGCCGGACAGCGCCCCTTTGAAATCGGCCCGGAAAAGGCGTTTAAAAAACGCCGCGTCCGCGGACCGGACGGCCTCCAGGAGATCCAGGTATATCCCCATGACCAGGGCCATGGTGCCCCCGGACACGCCGGGGACAATGTCCGCCGCGCCCATGCAAAAGCCTCTGGCGGCCAAAGCGGCGAAGGCCCCCGGGGAACGGGGGCCGGGGGTTTGAAAAAAAGCGTCTTTCCATGTCCGGGGGGCGCGGGCGTTTGTCGGGTCTGTGGCGGTCAATTTTGTGATTTCAAAGCCTTCGCTTTTTTTAAGTGGTTTGGGGCGCCCCGG
This genomic interval from Candidatus Desulfarcum epimagneticum contains the following:
- a CDS encoding Exonuclease → MGLLSSTSSLARYMVRGKPDAPIIETARRGLSENRFREIDQSAREKSVGWTSLETPYRPDFEDSSFLVGPFFIFALRVDKKKVPPKLFKKHHTLAMEEKLAKSGRDFLSRDEKSDLKESVLNALLTRMPATPDIYDVVWNVEESWAWFFSGTKSANEDFETLFSKSFNLSVIRLFPYSEAGFASGLDDSRQSLLSKLQPTQFAG
- a CDS encoding conserved hypothetical protein (Evidence 4 : Unknown function but conserved in other organisms); the protein is MGSKNEKMDTGMTSYKTALVKYETPLESVRKAVALSSGLDHMPSGARVFIKPNIVFWTKETPFPKWGVITTSRLVHDITVLLKERGVEDITIGEGSVTFNPRDRETQAHAYESLGYGFLKKRYGVKSVNVFDRPFKKVDLGDGMTLRFNADILESDFVVNLPVMKTHNQTRVSLGIKNLKGVIDISSRKKCHNADPRHDLHAMVARLADPMPPMLTLVDGIYTNERGPGMDGRMRRSDILAASADVLSADMTASKVLGHDPRDVPHLAHAAAGRGRPADMSDVEVVGEKIEDVADYHEFDFGYSENERACLPVPMAREGISGVFYQKYDLTMCTYCSGINGLILSAIRYAWKGEPWDDVEVLTGKTMTPSPGKKKTILVGECMHKANADHPHINERISIRGCPPQIMDIHKALNQAGIQADAGLFENFDKLPGFFMEKYAGRPEFDEGFFRIE
- a CDS encoding conserved hypothetical protein (Evidence 4 : Unknown function but conserved in other organisms) produces the protein MLDIAIAYNRYKFLGNEFLTWLWFVMDTDPDLFRQIDEECASFEIGDKIVLEKRSKDAQEVVSIKGDNAGREEGKLSLKKGAVVTAMNLLYQSGSEKWRFSLKGESFGISGLKTPETGRVETRQDMEGAILEKIFLVEKAVSFLKGIFRRFLDIRLSDEWEGKWVPKMKKWTQA
- a CDS encoding conserved membrane hypothetical protein (Evidence 4 : Unknown function but conserved in other organisms), encoding MAGPFETLFRLIRFAPKPGRPKPLKKSEGFEITKLTATDPTNARAPRTWKDAFFQTPGPRSPGAFAALAARGFCMGAADIVPGVSGGTMALVMGIYLDLLEAVRSADAAFFKRLFRADFKGALSGLHLRFLLPLFLGIVLALVSLAGVIHYFLEHFPVYVWGFFSGLIAASAAVVLKQVKKWAGGAAVMFPAGLALAFVIAGLAPVSTSNQPPFIFLAGFVAVCAMILPGISGAFILLLLGKYEFITGTLRNPFSSENLWVIAVFVSGCLCGLFVFSRVLKFLIERYRDASHAFLAGVIAGSMTKSQIVEALSAALDGLKGAFSGDWGAQNIWVPALLAAGFLFVIFLERASEKKTLTF